In Ruminiclostridium papyrosolvens DSM 2782, the following proteins share a genomic window:
- a CDS encoding stage III sporulation protein AF has translation MLEFLRSWIINIVTITIILVLFEIIMPSGKIKKIISLIAGFILLIAVINPFLTLKNKNFDIGQNVLSDSMYLDKNELEASSKLLKDKQMKQVSQVYKDKVINSIQEQALKVNGVSQAKADIEINEDYSSNKFGEITRVNLQIKRGKKQSDSVKINSVMPVKKIDISLPFVKGKNNKKQEAVTDDESKKITEQLKQTINKSFEIKKDSIIVTVN, from the coding sequence ATGCTTGAATTTTTAAGAAGCTGGATTATCAATATTGTAACAATCACAATCATTCTGGTTTTATTTGAAATAATAATGCCTTCAGGAAAAATAAAGAAAATAATAAGTCTTATAGCAGGATTTATTTTGCTGATTGCTGTTATAAACCCTTTTTTAACTCTTAAAAATAAGAATTTTGATATTGGACAGAATGTGTTATCAGATAGCATGTACCTTGATAAAAATGAGCTCGAAGCCAGTAGCAAACTGTTAAAGGACAAGCAGATGAAGCAGGTATCCCAGGTTTACAAGGACAAAGTTATTAACAGTATACAGGAGCAAGCTCTAAAGGTTAATGGAGTTTCTCAGGCAAAAGCTGACATTGAAATCAATGAAGACTACTCTTCAAATAAATTCGGGGAAATAACCAGAGTAAATCTTCAGATAAAACGGGGAAAAAAGCAGTCGGACAGTGTAAAAATTAATTCCGTAATGCCTGTTAAAAAAATTGATATTTCATTACCCTTTGTAAAGGGAAAAAACAACAAAAAACAGGAAGCAGTTACGGATGATGAGAGTAAAAAAATAACAGAACAATTAAAACAGACCATAAATAAATCCTTTGAAATAAAAAAAGACAGTATTATTGTTACAGTAAATTAA
- the spoIIIAE gene encoding stage III sporulation protein AE gives MKLKKLVFAILLLITIFSTLCVHAESLQQNTDSSNENEKILSDQLKDNSDISDNVRKYYGEESQDLFPDFDPGKIASDAARGDLKFSFTGVINRVIRYLLKEVFLNADILIKIIILCIICAILKNLQNSFLSESVGEMAFFVCYIVLVSVLMVSFSTAMKMCMDIIDGMVSFMHSIIPLLITLLATSGSISSAGVFQPVLVMLIEIAATAIKNFFIPMIFLITMLNIVNNISDKIQLTKLAGFMKQICTWGLGLILTIFIAIVSIQGSMGAVVDGVTSKTAKFALGTFIPVVGKYLADAADTVVGCTLVIKNASGLIAMIGILVICLAPLLKILAVVILYKLACAFVEPIADKKITNCLNDMSGSLTYILGVTAAVAVMFLIAITIVISTTNMSAAIR, from the coding sequence ATGAAATTAAAAAAACTTGTATTTGCAATATTACTGCTTATAACTATTTTCTCCACACTTTGCGTACATGCAGAGTCATTACAGCAAAATACTGACAGCAGTAATGAAAATGAAAAAATTCTTAGCGATCAACTTAAGGATAACTCTGATATAAGCGACAATGTAAGAAAGTATTACGGGGAAGAGTCACAAGATCTCTTTCCGGATTTTGACCCCGGAAAAATTGCTTCCGATGCCGCAAGAGGTGACTTGAAATTCAGTTTCACAGGGGTTATTAACAGAGTAATCAGGTATCTACTAAAAGAAGTCTTTTTAAATGCAGACATATTAATTAAGATAATAATACTTTGTATCATTTGCGCTATACTGAAAAACCTGCAAAATTCATTTCTTAGTGAAAGCGTAGGTGAAATGGCATTTTTCGTTTGCTACATTGTATTGGTTTCAGTATTGATGGTCAGCTTCAGTACAGCAATGAAAATGTGTATGGATATTATTGATGGTATGGTGTCGTTTATGCATTCAATAATACCACTGTTAATTACATTGCTGGCTACATCAGGAAGTATATCTTCGGCAGGTGTTTTCCAGCCTGTACTGGTTATGCTGATTGAAATAGCTGCCACGGCAATTAAGAATTTTTTTATTCCCATGATTTTCCTAATTACAATGCTTAACATAGTAAATAATATTTCAGATAAAATTCAATTAACCAAACTTGCCGGTTTTATGAAGCAAATCTGTACTTGGGGGCTGGGACTTATCCTTACTATATTTATAGCAATTGTATCAATACAGGGGTCCATGGGTGCGGTTGTAGACGGAGTTACAAGCAAGACGGCAAAGTTTGCACTTGGAACATTTATACCGGTAGTAGGAAAATATCTGGCAGATGCAGCCGATACCGTTGTTGGTTGTACACTTGTAATAAAAAACGCATCAGGGCTTATTGCCATGATTGGTATCTTAGTAATATGCCTTGCTCCGCTTTTGAAAATCCTTGCCGTGGTTATATTGTACAAGCTTGCCTGTGCATTTGTAGAGCCTATAGCAGATAAGAAGATTACAAATTGCCTTAACGATATGTCAGGCTCATTGACATATATATTAGGAGTAACCGCCGCTGTAGCAGTTATGTTCCTAATAGCAATAACAATTGTAATAAGTACTACTAATATGTCTGCGGCAATAAGGTAG
- the spoIIIAD gene encoding stage III sporulation protein AD, translating to MDILQIVCIGIVAVALSSVIKVQKPELALQVSIITGILIFMLVAVKLSAVIDFIKTFSQKADIDSTYIAILLKIVGIAYIAEFGAEVCKDAGESSIASKIELAGKVTIVILAVPIITSLLDLVVKLMP from the coding sequence ATGGACATACTTCAGATTGTTTGTATTGGTATAGTTGCGGTAGCACTTTCATCAGTGATAAAGGTACAGAAGCCGGAGCTTGCTTTGCAGGTGAGCATTATTACCGGGATTCTCATATTTATGCTTGTAGCAGTAAAGCTATCCGCAGTCATAGATTTTATAAAAACCTTCAGCCAGAAGGCTGATATAGACTCAACATACATTGCTATTTTGCTTAAAATAGTAGGAATTGCATACATAGCGGAGTTTGGAGCAGAGGTTTGCAAAGATGCAGGAGAATCATCAATTGCATCAAAAATAGAGCTTGCCGGTAAGGTTACCATAGTAATTCTGGCAGTACCAATAATAACATCACTCCTGGACCTGGTAGTAAAACTGATGCCTTAG
- the spoIIIAC gene encoding stage III sporulation protein AC, whose product MEVDLIFKIAAIGILVSVLNQVLTRCGREEQAMMTTLAGIVVVLLMVSKQIAGLFEAVKTMFQF is encoded by the coding sequence ATGGAAGTAGATCTCATATTTAAAATTGCAGCAATAGGCATATTAGTTTCGGTACTGAATCAGGTTTTAACCAGGTGTGGAAGGGAAGAACAGGCTATGATGACAACCCTTGCAGGAATAGTAGTTGTACTTTTGATGGTGTCGAAACAGATTGCGGGTCTTTTTGAGGCGGTAAAAACCATGTTTCAATTTTAA
- the spoIIIAB gene encoding stage III sporulation protein SpoIIIAB, with amino-acid sequence MIIKIIGSALLICATSLMGFSLAADCSKRPKVLRELQVLMQMFENEISYLSNLLAQSFERIYTSSKTDASLLFKEAAENLSLPGITADMAWEKAVENTSAKLGLSKEDKAILITFGKMLGSSDLEGQINNINLVSSQLKLQEMKAEQMRQKNEKMYKSLGVLSGLAIVVVLF; translated from the coding sequence ATGATAATAAAAATTATTGGCTCGGCACTTCTCATATGTGCAACCAGCCTTATGGGCTTTTCTCTGGCAGCGGACTGCTCAAAAAGACCTAAAGTACTCAGAGAACTTCAGGTATTGATGCAAATGTTTGAAAATGAGATAAGCTATCTGTCAAATTTATTGGCACAGTCCTTTGAAAGAATATATACAAGCTCTAAAACTGATGCCTCACTACTTTTTAAGGAAGCGGCTGAAAACCTGTCCTTGCCCGGAATAACTGCAGATATGGCTTGGGAAAAGGCTGTGGAGAACACATCTGCAAAGCTGGGTTTAAGTAAGGAAGATAAGGCAATTTTGATTACCTTTGGTAAAATGCTTGGCAGTTCAGATTTGGAAGGCCAGATTAACAATATAAATCTTGTCTCATCCCAACTGAAACTGCAGGAAATGAAAGCAGAACAAATGAGACAAAAAAACGAAAAAATGTACAAAAGCCTTGGAGTATTAAGTGGACTGGCAATAGTAGTCGTATTATTTTAG
- the spoIIIAA gene encoding stage III sporulation protein AA encodes MTNVQFEIFPFLIPGIREVIQKININELNNLEEIRLRAGKPLMVFYKKNDWFVTGNGRLTRSLSEAYLVEQREIIKTLELMSENSIYAYQDEIKSGYITLRGGHRIGLSGKVVLQEGKIRNIKDFNGLNIRIAKEVRGCAKNIIKYIIKNSSDIYNTLIVGPPQCGKTTILRDLSRMLSSGEQEYDFNGMKVGIVDERSEIAACCKGVPQNDVGYRTDVMDGCPKVLGMEMLLRSMSPGIIITDEIGTHGDRDAVLKVLNSGIKIIASAHGYNITELKMREELLSLIKSAAFERYIVLSSRNGPGTLEEVVDEGMTPIYRVSA; translated from the coding sequence ATGACTAACGTACAATTTGAAATATTTCCTTTCCTCATTCCCGGTATCAGGGAAGTTATTCAAAAAATTAATATTAATGAGTTAAACAATTTGGAAGAAATACGGTTGCGGGCAGGAAAACCCCTAATGGTGTTTTATAAAAAAAATGATTGGTTTGTCACCGGAAACGGGCGTTTAACACGTTCTTTGAGTGAGGCTTATTTAGTTGAGCAAAGAGAGATAATCAAAACTCTTGAACTCATGAGTGAGAATTCCATTTACGCATATCAGGATGAAATAAAATCGGGTTATATCACTTTGCGGGGAGGACATAGAATAGGCCTAAGCGGAAAGGTTGTACTGCAGGAAGGTAAAATCAGAAACATAAAGGATTTTAACGGTCTTAACATTCGTATTGCAAAAGAGGTAAGAGGCTGCGCAAAAAATATAATTAAATACATAATAAAAAACAGCTCTGATATTTATAACACACTTATCGTCGGGCCGCCTCAATGCGGAAAAACTACCATACTCAGGGATTTGTCCAGAATGCTCAGCAGCGGTGAACAGGAATATGACTTTAACGGTATGAAGGTAGGAATAGTTGATGAAAGGTCTGAAATCGCTGCATGCTGCAAAGGTGTGCCACAGAATGATGTAGGATATAGAACGGATGTTATGGATGGTTGTCCAAAGGTATTGGGGATGGAAATGCTTTTGAGAAGTATGTCGCCCGGTATAATAATTACTGATGAGATAGGGACCCACGGTGACAGAGATGCCGTTTTAAAAGTACTGAATTCAGGCATTAAAATAATAGCGTCGGCACACGGTTATAACATAACAGAGCTAAAAATGAGGGAGGAGCTCCTTTCTTTGATTAAATCCGCAGCTTTTGAAAGGTATATAGTGCTGAGTTCCAGAAACGGGCCCGGTACACTTGAAGAGGTTGTAGATGAAGGGATGACACCGATTTACAGGGTATCAGCATAG
- a CDS encoding ABC transporter ATP-binding protein: protein MSNMIEIKALHKSYGSRKVLNNVSLTLESGTIVGLLGPNGCGKTSLIKIIAGIIQDYEGKVMIDGRSPDEYTKSIVSYLPEKTYLGENLKAKDALDFFEDFYSDFDREKASKMLSQFKLDPNQKIKSMSKGMQEKVQLILVMSRKAKVYLLDEPLGGLDPASRKAMLDIILNNYSEDAVVLLSTHLINDVERIFDRVIMVGESRILIDDTVDNIREKNGKSVEELFEEVFKC from the coding sequence ATGAGTAATATGATAGAAATAAAGGCATTGCATAAGAGCTACGGCTCAAGAAAGGTTCTGAATAATGTATCTTTGACATTAGAAAGTGGGACAATAGTGGGTCTGCTGGGACCAAACGGATGCGGCAAAACATCATTAATCAAGATAATTGCAGGTATTATTCAAGATTATGAAGGAAAGGTAATGATTGATGGAAGATCTCCTGATGAGTACACAAAATCTATTGTTTCATACTTACCTGAAAAAACCTATCTTGGTGAAAACTTAAAAGCTAAGGACGCTTTGGACTTCTTTGAAGATTTTTACTCTGACTTTGACCGTGAAAAGGCATCTAAAATGCTTTCTCAATTCAAGCTTGATCCAAATCAAAAGATAAAAAGTATGTCAAAAGGAATGCAGGAAAAAGTTCAGCTCATTCTTGTAATGTCAAGAAAAGCAAAGGTATATTTACTGGACGAACCTTTGGGAGGACTTGACCCCGCTTCACGTAAAGCAATGCTGGATATTATACTGAACAATTATTCCGAGGATGCAGTAGTACTTCTCTCAACTCACCTTATAAACGATGTTGAAAGAATATTTGATAGGGTAATTATGGTGGGAGAAAGCAGAATTCTGATAGATGATACTGTTGACAATATTCGAGAGAAAAATGGTAAATCTGTTGAAGAGCTATTTGAGGAGGTGTTCAAATGTTAG
- a CDS encoding GntR family transcriptional regulator: MANDFSANVPIYIQIMNNVKLKIVSGIWEAGQRLQSVRELAVEFSVNPNTMQKALSELEREGLLYAERTSGRYVSQDQDKIKKARDEMAEEYTGNYYNLMKKLGYTKEEIIYVVSNRLVEFEKGGLKNE; the protein is encoded by the coding sequence ATGGCTAATGATTTTTCAGCTAATGTTCCCATATACATTCAAATAATGAATAATGTTAAGCTCAAGATTGTTTCAGGAATATGGGAAGCAGGGCAGAGACTTCAATCTGTCAGAGAGCTGGCTGTGGAGTTTTCAGTAAATCCCAACACCATGCAGAAGGCTTTATCCGAACTGGAAAGAGAGGGCTTGCTGTATGCAGAAAGAACCTCGGGACGATATGTTTCTCAGGACCAGGATAAAATTAAGAAAGCGCGAGATGAGATGGCTGAAGAATATACCGGGAATTATTACAACCTGATGAAGAAACTTGGTTATACGAAAGAAGAAATAATATATGTAGTATCTAACAGATTGGTTGAATTTGAAAAGGGAGGTCTTAAAAATGAGTAA
- a CDS encoding emp24/gp25L/p24 family protein: MINKKYILLIIVSTIFLLSGCTYGSFSTLKSVEKNTFSMMSMSYEKFNGYKATSIKVKEGNPMNVNVDIVSKKGKLDMSITDEKGHSIYEGKDIPTSSFTVKIHESGDYKIKVSGKKHYGSYKITWGKASEDNEK, translated from the coding sequence ATGATAAATAAGAAGTACATCTTACTTATAATTGTTTCAACCATATTTTTATTATCCGGATGCACCTACGGAAGCTTTAGTACTTTAAAATCTGTTGAAAAAAATACTTTTAGCATGATGTCTATGAGTTATGAAAAATTTAACGGATATAAAGCTACTTCTATTAAAGTAAAGGAAGGCAATCCCATGAATGTAAATGTGGATATTGTTTCAAAAAAAGGAAAGCTGGACATGTCCATTACTGATGAAAAGGGTCACAGTATTTATGAGGGTAAGGATATACCTACATCCTCTTTCACAGTAAAAATTCATGAGTCAGGAGACTACAAAATTAAAGTTTCAGGTAAAAAACACTACGGAAGTTACAAAATTACATGGGGAAAGGCAAGTGAAGACAATGAAAAATAG
- a CDS encoding CD1247 N-terminal domain-containing protein, which produces MSYISERVAFIKGLAEGMKINDSTNEGKLLNAIIDVLDDITLAIEDIEEIQDDLGEQVDSIDEDLAEIEKLIYDEDEIEVEEIECPNCGEKIDVDLEMIDEDTDSIECPHCHEKIELEWDCDCEDDCGCGCGHDHDEE; this is translated from the coding sequence ATGAGCTATATAAGCGAACGTGTAGCATTCATTAAAGGTTTGGCAGAGGGTATGAAAATTAATGATTCAACCAACGAAGGAAAGCTGTTAAACGCTATAATCGATGTTCTGGATGATATCACACTTGCAATAGAAGATATTGAGGAAATTCAGGATGATCTTGGTGAACAAGTAGACAGCATAGATGAGGATCTCGCAGAGATTGAAAAGCTTATTTATGATGAGGACGAGATTGAGGTTGAAGAAATAGAGTGCCCTAACTGTGGCGAAAAAATCGATGTTGATCTTGAAATGATTGACGAAGATACCGACTCTATTGAGTGTCCCCATTGCCACGAGAAGATTGAATTGGAATGGGATTGCGACTGTGAGGATGACTGTGGCTGCGGTTGCGGACATGATCATGATGAAGAATAA
- the efp gene encoding elongation factor P gives MIVAGDFKNGVTFELDNNIFQVIEFQHVKPGKGAAFVRTKLKNIITGATVERTFNPTDKMPKAHIERKDMQYLYNDGDLYYFMDVESFEQLPINKETIGNTLNLVKENDIVKILSHKGNVFGIEPPTFVELEVTETDPGFKGDTATGATKPATVETGYVIKVPLFVNTGDIIRIDTRTNEYMERVK, from the coding sequence ATGATAGTAGCTGGTGATTTTAAAAATGGCGTAACATTCGAATTGGATAATAATATATTTCAAGTAATAGAATTCCAACATGTTAAGCCGGGAAAAGGAGCTGCGTTCGTAAGAACAAAGTTAAAGAATATAATAACAGGTGCAACAGTTGAAAGAACTTTCAATCCTACAGATAAAATGCCAAAAGCTCATATCGAAAGAAAAGATATGCAGTATTTATATAATGATGGTGATTTATATTACTTTATGGATGTTGAATCCTTTGAACAGCTTCCTATAAACAAGGAAACTATAGGAAATACTCTCAATCTTGTTAAGGAAAATGACATTGTAAAGATTCTTTCACATAAAGGAAACGTTTTCGGTATCGAGCCTCCTACATTCGTAGAGCTTGAGGTAACAGAGACAGACCCCGGGTTTAAGGGAGATACTGCTACCGGTGCAACAAAACCTGCTACGGTTGAAACCGGTTATGTTATAAAAGTGCCTCTTTTTGTTAACACTGGAGATATAATAAGAATTGACACTAGAACAAATGAATATATGGAAAGAGTTAAATAA
- a CDS encoding aminopeptidase P family protein yields the protein MVDKQILSNRLDTFRKELKNLGQDGALITKRENYMYLSGFSGTSANLVITDKKAYLLTDFRYVEQSAKQAPMFEVIQHKTDIKDTILEILNAEGIKKLGFEDESLTYAEYKSFKGKFQGTELEGIGSVIEGLRSIKDSYEIETITKAVEIADGAFSYVLGIIKPGITELDVAAELEYQMKKLGASGASFETIVASGLRSSMPHGVASEKKLEIGDTITMDFGALYNHYCSDITRTVFLGQPDKKMIDIYNIVLEAQLTSERGAVSGKTGREVDKIARDIIYDKGFEGKFGHGLGHGLGLEIHENPRLSPSGDKVLKNNMAVTVEPGIYVEGLGGVRIEDTIIIRDNNPLVLTQSKKDMIII from the coding sequence ATGGTTGACAAGCAAATACTATCAAATAGGTTGGACACTTTCAGAAAGGAACTGAAAAACCTTGGACAAGATGGTGCATTAATTACAAAAAGAGAAAATTATATGTATCTTTCAGGTTTTTCAGGCACTTCCGCAAACCTTGTTATTACTGATAAAAAAGCATATCTGCTGACAGACTTCAGATATGTTGAACAATCGGCAAAGCAGGCTCCTATGTTTGAAGTAATTCAACATAAGACTGACATAAAAGATACTATCCTTGAAATACTAAACGCCGAAGGAATTAAAAAACTTGGCTTTGAAGATGAAAGCTTGACTTACGCGGAATACAAATCATTTAAAGGCAAGTTTCAGGGTACTGAACTGGAGGGAATTGGCTCTGTTATTGAAGGGTTAAGGAGTATAAAGGACTCTTATGAAATAGAAACAATAACCAAAGCCGTAGAAATTGCTGATGGTGCATTCAGTTATGTTCTGGGTATTATAAAGCCAGGAATTACAGAGCTTGATGTTGCTGCCGAACTGGAATATCAAATGAAAAAATTAGGGGCATCCGGTGCTTCCTTTGAAACAATTGTTGCTTCTGGGCTGAGATCATCCATGCCTCATGGAGTAGCATCTGAAAAGAAGCTCGAAATCGGTGATACAATTACAATGGATTTTGGCGCATTATACAACCATTATTGCTCAGATATAACAAGAACAGTATTTCTTGGACAGCCGGATAAAAAAATGATAGATATCTATAATATAGTATTAGAAGCCCAGTTAACTTCAGAGAGAGGTGCTGTTTCTGGAAAAACCGGAAGGGAAGTTGATAAAATAGCAAGGGATATAATATATGACAAAGGATTTGAAGGTAAGTTCGGACATGGACTTGGTCACGGCTTAGGTCTTGAGATACACGAGAATCCACGCCTGTCACCAAGCGGAGATAAAGTACTGAAAAACAATATGGCAGTTACAGTAGAACCGGGTATTTATGTTGAGGGGCTTGGAGGAGTAAGAATAGAGGATACTATTATAATCAGGGATAACAACCCTCTTGTTCTAACCCAATCTAAAAAGGACATGATTATAATATAA
- the aroQ gene encoding type II 3-dehydroquinate dehydratase yields the protein MKKILVLNGPNLNMLGIREKAVYGSETLLDIAQEVNIVSQELGLESDFVQSNHEGEIIDKLHAARGVYDVVIINAGAYTHYSIAIRDAIKAIEIPTIEIHLSNIHSREEFRHTSMIAPVCVGQICGFGKMSYILALHAAANF from the coding sequence ATGAAAAAAATACTTGTTTTAAACGGGCCTAATCTGAATATGCTAGGCATCAGGGAAAAAGCCGTATACGGAAGCGAAACACTGCTGGATATTGCCCAAGAGGTTAATATCGTATCTCAGGAGCTTGGTTTGGAGTCAGATTTTGTACAATCAAACCACGAAGGAGAAATCATAGACAAACTGCATGCAGCACGTGGTGTCTATGATGTTGTAATAATTAATGCGGGAGCATATACTCACTACAGTATAGCTATAAGAGATGCAATAAAGGCAATAGAAATACCTACAATAGAGATACACCTTTCAAATATACATAGCAGAGAAGAATTCAGGCATACATCAATGATAGCACCCGTTTGTGTAGGACAGATATGCGGATTCGGCAAAATGAGTTACATACTGGCACTTCATGCTGCAGCAAACTTTTAA
- a CDS encoding TIM barrel protein, with the protein MIRFGPSGNSDSFYEQGFKSSSQMPAWLASKGLNAYEYSCTKGVKVGEATAREIGQQAQNNNIFVSIHAPYYINMSSEEEDKRENSKRYIMETLQVAKWMGAKRIVVHTGSTSKLGREKSLELAIQILKETLQMSDAAGFGDISICPEVLGKHNQLGTLEEIMEMCKIDERLIPTIDFGHVHARGLGILNSQEDFETVIDFIENSIGKERTKNIHCHFSRIEFSKGGEKKHWNFSDKEFGPEFKHLAPVLVNRKMEPVIICESRGMMAEDAAEMKEIYYGILENQNLF; encoded by the coding sequence ATGATAAGATTCGGGCCATCCGGAAATTCAGACAGCTTTTATGAACAGGGATTCAAATCATCGTCGCAAATGCCTGCATGGCTTGCTTCAAAGGGACTGAATGCTTATGAGTATTCCTGTACAAAAGGAGTAAAGGTTGGAGAGGCAACTGCCAGAGAAATAGGTCAACAGGCACAAAACAACAATATCTTTGTCAGTATCCATGCTCCGTATTATATAAACATGTCAAGTGAAGAAGAGGACAAAAGAGAAAATTCCAAGAGATACATTATGGAAACCTTACAGGTTGCAAAGTGGATGGGTGCCAAGAGAATAGTTGTTCATACGGGTTCTACCAGTAAACTGGGACGGGAAAAGTCACTTGAATTGGCAATTCAGATTCTTAAAGAAACTCTGCAAATGTCTGATGCCGCTGGTTTTGGTGATATCAGTATATGTCCGGAGGTGTTGGGTAAGCATAACCAGTTGGGCACACTTGAAGAAATAATGGAAATGTGCAAAATCGATGAAAGGCTTATTCCTACTATAGATTTTGGTCATGTTCATGCCAGAGGCCTTGGAATACTGAATTCTCAAGAAGACTTTGAAACAGTCATAGATTTTATAGAAAACTCAATAGGCAAGGAAAGAACAAAAAACATTCATTGTCATTTCAGCAGGATAGAGTTCTCCAAAGGTGGAGAAAAAAAGCACTGGAATTTTTCTGATAAGGAGTTTGGACCTGAATTCAAACATCTTGCGCCTGTACTGGTTAACAGGAAAATGGAGCCTGTAATTATTTGTGAATCAAGAGGAATGATGGCAGAGGATGCCGCTGAAATGAAAGAAATTTATTATGGCATCCTGGAGAATCAAAATTTGTTCTAA